Proteins encoded in a region of the Pelmatolapia mariae isolate MD_Pm_ZW linkage group LG16_19, Pm_UMD_F_2, whole genome shotgun sequence genome:
- the mtres1 gene encoding mitochondrial transcription rescue factor 1 isoform X1, with amino-acid sequence MIMKRKDRNLTGWSTNMQSLVVQALAMRQLGRLSPRHLLATGYGLRQTEWCPRTIHTRQLCGYSVFPVTPGCHRPAFRGRDALRCWSAHHLRFKSNKKKGASSAQDEEEEDEDDKDAEDSDYEDSDPNLPKDYKDMEKYVQSFRYDVIIKAGLDMARNKIEDAFYNNKLRLNGQKLIKKSKTVKLGDTLDLVLSENPETNTVTLMRVILRRVFTDTGNTEKHKVAIRRWKCLELPREEAFKP; translated from the exons ATGATCATGAAGCGAAAAGACAGAAATC TGACTGGGTGGAGCACAAACATGCAGAGTTTGGTGGTGCAAGCTCTTGCCATGAGGCAGCTTGGAAGGTTGAGCCCTCGCCACCTGCTAGCTACCGGATATGGACTGAGGCAGACCGAATGGTGTCCCAGGACCATTCATACACGCCAGCTGTGCGGCTACTCGGTCTTCCCTGTGACACCTGGCTGTCACCGGCCTGCTTTCCGTGGAAGAGACGCTCTCAGGTGTTGGTCTGCTCATCATTTGAGGTTTAAAAGCAACAAGAAGAAAGGTGCTTCAAGTGCacaggatgaggaggaggaagatgaggatgatAAAGACGCAGAGGACAGTGATTATGAAGATTCAGACCCAAATCTACCCAAGGACTATAAAGACATGGAGAAATATGTTCAGTCCTTCCGCTACGATGTCATTATAAAAGCTGGCCTGGATATGGCACGCAA TAAAATTGAAGATGCGTTCTACAACAACAAGCTCAGATTAAACGGACAGAAACTCATCAAGAAAAGTAAAACG GTAAAACTCGGGGACACCCTGGACCTGGTCCTGTCAGAGAACCCAGAAACGAACACTGTTACATTGATGAGAGTTATCCTCAGAAGGGTTTTTACTGACACTGggaacactgaaaagcacaaagttgCCATAAGGCGCTGGAAATGTCTCGAGCTTCCCAGGGAGGAGGCCTTTAAACCTTGA
- the mtres1 gene encoding mitochondrial transcription rescue factor 1 isoform X2, protein MTGWSTNMQSLVVQALAMRQLGRLSPRHLLATGYGLRQTEWCPRTIHTRQLCGYSVFPVTPGCHRPAFRGRDALRCWSAHHLRFKSNKKKGASSAQDEEEEDEDDKDAEDSDYEDSDPNLPKDYKDMEKYVQSFRYDVIIKAGLDMARNKIEDAFYNNKLRLNGQKLIKKSKTVKLGDTLDLVLSENPETNTVTLMRVILRRVFTDTGNTEKHKVAIRRWKCLELPREEAFKP, encoded by the exons a TGACTGGGTGGAGCACAAACATGCAGAGTTTGGTGGTGCAAGCTCTTGCCATGAGGCAGCTTGGAAGGTTGAGCCCTCGCCACCTGCTAGCTACCGGATATGGACTGAGGCAGACCGAATGGTGTCCCAGGACCATTCATACACGCCAGCTGTGCGGCTACTCGGTCTTCCCTGTGACACCTGGCTGTCACCGGCCTGCTTTCCGTGGAAGAGACGCTCTCAGGTGTTGGTCTGCTCATCATTTGAGGTTTAAAAGCAACAAGAAGAAAGGTGCTTCAAGTGCacaggatgaggaggaggaagatgaggatgatAAAGACGCAGAGGACAGTGATTATGAAGATTCAGACCCAAATCTACCCAAGGACTATAAAGACATGGAGAAATATGTTCAGTCCTTCCGCTACGATGTCATTATAAAAGCTGGCCTGGATATGGCACGCAA TAAAATTGAAGATGCGTTCTACAACAACAAGCTCAGATTAAACGGACAGAAACTCATCAAGAAAAGTAAAACG GTAAAACTCGGGGACACCCTGGACCTGGTCCTGTCAGAGAACCCAGAAACGAACACTGTTACATTGATGAGAGTTATCCTCAGAAGGGTTTTTACTGACACTGggaacactgaaaagcacaaagttgCCATAAGGCGCTGGAAATGTCTCGAGCTTCCCAGGGAGGAGGCCTTTAAACCTTGA
- the bend3 gene encoding BEN domain-containing protein 3, whose product MNSREHGEISDEAMLEKEHKHVQDCKEETEDIAISEQPQVRGGGSSGAAEAGKRSSAEMGPDADQSTSSKRVRVSSEMRRHLIDESSRIEPLCLTTTGEKRDCIQEKSRVSYRKPLFSISHRISEKRNTPNLEQQASLGSLNQLNNMLSSKLQNPEQNGPAETIPSTDTLGQASTADSSLYPLIEKMFFILNTLNSSMTQLHSKVDLLTLEVMRIKKQIKPAEMVTEFQPPPEYLLTSDELNQLMEQTSSAGELGCRLLVHLFPELFKARECSHDCMASKRTLESLHLQLIRNYVEVCYPTVKNNSVWQEECLLQINDFFNRFWAQRDMESARLLRKQAVTGGGVKAEQPQTFRFINEQGQEEHISLDHQQGSLAGSDVGFGTQATEELDEFSSPEDFVVFLIHRLFPEVFEEGKIPEDCGNFSSVGQLILDSDKMDIIRKYMEANFPDVPEDSWLQVCIQHMEDALEGPHSNGNGSEPDNINEEGYELASLPEDVSIIKVPEMSEYERPSRKSKKSLLTPVDFDNLEIPLPDFTVPQEYILSREQLKSNYECSLSVGNFASRLLVLMFPELFTYENARKQYNCSGSLGKKQLDPVRVNLIRHYVQLVYPRAKNDRVWMLEFVGKLDERCRRRDTEQRRSYLQQRKVYGQETEQDFLCQLNQLHPDNGRQDPDIPSLPPEKSSKDFCKIPLDELTVSKPDFPVPSVYLLSDTEVREIVQQSLSVGNFAARLLVRLFPELFTHENLRLQYNHSGACNKKQLDPVRLRLIRHYVEAVYPVDKMEEVWHYECVPSIDERCRRPNRKKCDILKKAKRSSTVS is encoded by the exons ATGAATTCCCGTGAGCATGGGGAAATCTCAGATGAAGCAATGCTTGAAAAAG AACACAAGCATGTCCAAGATTgtaaggaggagacagaggacaTTGCTATTAGTGAACAACCTCAGGTACGTGGAGGAGGATCTTCTGGAGCTGCCGAGGCTGGGAAACGGTCATCTGCAGAGATGGGACCTGACGCAGACCAGTCCACTAGCAGCAAGAGAGTCAGGGTGTCTAGTGAG ATGAGGCGGCACTTGATAGACGAGAGCAGCAGGATTGAACCTCTTTGCCTCACCACAACCGGAGAGAAGAGAGACTGCATCCAGGAGAAATCTAGAGTCTCCTATAGAAAGCCTCTCTTCAGCATCTCCCACCGGATCTCGGAGAAGAGGAACACCCCGAATCTGGAGCAGCAGGCAAGTCTTGGCAGCTTGAATCAGCTCAACAATATGCTCTCATCCAAGCTCCAAAATCCAGAGCAAAATGGCCCAGCAGAGACCATCCCCTCCACAGACACTTTAGGCCAAGCTTCCACAGCAGACTCCAGCCTTTATCCACTGAttgagaaaatgtttttcattctcAACACTCTGAATTCAAGCATGACGCAGCTGCACAGTAAAGTGGACTTGCTGACACTGGAAGTCATGAGGATAAAGAAGCAGATCAAACCGGCTGAGATGGTGACAGAGTTCCAGCCTCCCCCCGAGTATTTGCTAACCAGCGATGAATTGAATCAGCTGATGGAGCAGACGTCAAGCGCTGGGGAACTGGGCTGTCGACTGCTTGTGCATCTGTTCCCGGAGCTGTTCAAAGCCAGGGAGTGCTCTCACGACTGCATGGCGAGCAAGAGAACGCTGGAGTCTCTACATCTGCAGCTTATTCGAAACTATGTCGAGGTGTGCTACCCCACGGTCAAAAACAACAGCGTGTGGCAGGAAGAGTGCCTCCTCCAGATTAATGACTTTTTTAATCGCTTCTGGGCGCAGAGGGACATGGAAAGTGCCCGGCTGCTCAGGAAGCAGGCGGTCACAGGTGGTGGCGTAAAAGCAGAGCAGCCTCAAACCTTTCGTTTCATTAATGAACAGGGTCAGGAGGAGCACATATCTCTAGATCACCAACAGGGCAGCCTGGCTGGTTCAGATGTCGGGTTTGGTACACAAGCCACAGAGGAGTTGGATGAGTTCTCCTCCCCAGAAGACTTTGTTGTTTTCCTAATTCACCGTCTCTTCCCTGAAGTTTTTGAAGAGGGGAAAATACCAGAAGACTGTGGCAATTTTAGTAGTGTGGGACAGCTAATTCTGGACTCTGACAAGATGGACATAATTAGAAAGTATATGGAAGCAAATTTCCCTGATGTGCCTGAGGACAGCTGGCTGCAGGTGTGCATTCAGCATATGGAAGACGCACTTGAGGGTCCTCACAGTAACGGCAACGGGAGTGAACCGGACAACATCAATGAGGAGGGCTACGAACTGGCCAGTCTTCCTGAAGATGTTTCAATTATCAAGGTTCCAGAAATGAGTGAATATGAAAGACCCAGTCGCAAGTCTAAAAAGTCGCTGCTCACGCCTGTAGATTTTGACAATCTGGAGATTCCTCTGCCTGACTTTACTGTTCCCCAGGAATACATCCTGTCCAGGGAACAGCTCAAGAGCAACTATGAATGTAGCTTGTCTGTTGGGAACTTTGCCTCTCGGCTCCTGGTACTCATGTTTCCTGAGCTCTTTACCTACGAGAACGCTAGAAAGCAGTATAACTGCAGCGGTTCTCTTGGGAAAAAGCAACTCGATCCCGTTCGCGTAAACCTGATCCGTCATTACGTGCAGTTGGTCTACCCCCGGGCCAAGAACGACAGAGTGTGGATGTTGGAATTTGTTGGCAAACTTGACGAGCGGTGCAGGAGACGTGACACGGAGCAGAGGAGATCCTACCTGCAGCAGCGCAAAGTGTACGGTCAGGAGACAGAGCAGGACTTTCTCTGCCAGCTGAACCAGCTCCATCCTGATAACGGCAGACAGGATCCAGATATTCCCTCTTTACCTCCCGAGAAAAGTAGCAAAGACTTCTGCAAAATCCCCCTTGATGAGCTGACTGTGTCCAAACCAGACTTCCCTGTTCCCTCCGTCTACCTGCTCTCTGATACCGAGGTACGGGAAATTGTCCAGCAGAGTCTCTCTGTTGGGAACTTTGCTGCCCGCTTGCTGGTGCGCCTCTTCCCCGAGCTCTTCACCCACGAGAACCTGCGGCTGCAGTACAACCATTCAGGCGCCTGCAATAAGAAGCAGCTTGACCCTGTTCGACTGAGACTGATCCGTCACTACGTGGAAGCCGTGTATCCTGTGGATAAGATGGAGGAGGTGTGGCACTACGAATGTGTGCCAAGCATTGACGAACGCTGCCGGCGCCCCAATCGCAAGAAGTGTGACATTCTTAAAAAGGCCAAGAGGTCAAGCACTGTGTCCTAG
- the LOC134645495 gene encoding transmembrane protein 151B-like codes for MSSPPSAATASESSTTTVFEEDTREEQRPLKQSLSKSLCRESFWKCFLLSVLMYGCMGAMVWCHITKVTRFTFDSAFKGKSKMYHDSPCSDGYIYIPLALLGMLYLVYLLECWHCHVKNELLHKMDVEGIYEHIKKMQQAKPCIWWKAFSYHYVRRTRQVTRYRRYTCTQVYHERLDTHVAEAEFDYSHCGVKDVSKQLLGLEKSVLTKMRFTKCFSFANVESENSYLTQRARFFTDNEGLDDYMEAREDMNLKNIDLKEYVLVLCDPKHHPWYLSHYVFWFASFLTFSWPLRVFMEYRTAYVHYRVEKVFGHDYRPVSPCVDRRYWCRIPRVKSTDVTELEWHICSNQQLLTQRLTSWIWPSDRPTSARFIRTVSAATESSSDPQCSLEAPSASALVPTFL; via the exons ATGTCTTCTCCACCATCGGCTGCGACAGCGAGTGAAAGCAGCACCACCACCGTTTTCGAGGAGGACACCAGAGAGGAG CAAAGACCGCTGAAGCAATCTCTAAGCAAGTCCTTATGTCGGGAGAGTTTCTGGAAATGCTTCCTCCTGTCCGTTCTCATGTATGGCTGCATGGGAGCCATGGTTTGGTGTCACATCACCAAGGTGACCCGTTTCACTTTCGACAGTGCCTTCAAAGGGAAATCCAAGATGTACCATGACAGCCCCTGCTCTGATGGCTACATCTACATCCCCTTGGCCCTACTGGGCATGCTCTATTTAGTCTACCTGTTGGAGTGCTGGCACTGTCACGTGAAGAATGAGCTGCTGCACAAAATGGACGTGGAGGGCATCTATGAGCACATCAAGAAGATGCAGCAGGCTAAGCCCTGCATCTGGTGGAAGGCCTTCAGCTATCACTATGTGCGCCGAACTCGACAAGTCACACGCTACCGCCGTTATACTTGCACCCAGGTTTACCATGAGCGCCTCGACACCCACGTGGCAGAAGCAGAATTTGACTACAGCCACTGTGGTGTCAAAGATGTTTCCAAACAGCTGCTTGGCTTGGAGAAGTCTGTGCTTACAAAGATGCGCTTCACCAAGTGTTTCAGTTTTGCCAACGTAGAGTCCGAGAATTCTTATCTCACACAAAGGGCGAGGTTTTTCACCGACAACGAGGGCCTGGATGACTACATGGAAGCCAGAGAAGACATGAACCTGAAGAACATTGACCTGAAGGAGTATGTCTTGGTGCTCTGTGACCCGAAGCACCACCCCTGGTATCTGTCCCACTACGTCTTCTGGTTTGCCTCCTTCCTCACGTTCTCCTGGCCTCTCAGAGTCTTCATGGAGTATCGCACTGCATACGTCCACTATCGTGTCGAGAAGGTCTTCGGGCATGATTACCGCCCTGTGTCGCCATGTGTTGATCGACGATACTGGTGTCGTATACCTCGAGTTAAAAGCACTGATGTTACAGAACTGGAGTGGCACATTTGCTCCAACCAGCAGCTGCTTACCCAGAGGCTGACCTCATGGATCTGGCCCAGCGACCGTCCAACTTCAGCGAGATTCATCAGAACTGTGAGCGCTGCCACAGAGTCATCATCTGATCCTCAGTGTTCTTTAGAAGCCCCCTCAGCATCTGCACTTGTGCCAACATTCCTTTAA
- the LOC134645258 gene encoding transmembrane protein 151B-like: protein MSPPASAATASESSTTTVFEEDTREEQRPLKQSLSKSLCRESFWKCLLLSVLMYGCMGAMVWCHITKVTRLTFDSDFKGKSMMYHDSPCSDGYIYIPLALLGMLYLVYLVECWHCHVKNELQHKVDVEGISERIQRMQQAKPCIWWKAISYHYVRRTRQVTRYRNGDAYTSTQVYHERVNTHVAEAEFDYSHCGVKDVSKQLLGLEKSALTKMRFTKCFSFANVESENSYLTQRARFFTDNEGLDDYMEAREGMHLKNIDLKEYVLVLCDPEHHPWYLSHYVFWFASFLTFSWPLRVFTEYRTAYVHYRVEKLFGHDYLPVTPCDDRPYWRRIPRVNTIDSTELEWHIRSNQQLVPSYSEAGLMDLAQCPSSFSGLRQNCERCHRAISCSSVFSRSALSICTGASSRIPFSSSRFSLARRYGSQRSCFWRSGSLDDQESPSENTRCLSERLTTDDEEPPDYEDALCYPVLIVHCSENCHNHRSFHRNGSCVETSL from the exons ATGTCTCCTCCAGCATCGGCTGCGACAGCGAGTGAAAGCAGCACCACCACCGTTTTCGAGGAGGACACCAGAGAGGAG CAAAGACCGCTGAAGCAATCTCTAAGCAAGTCCTTATGTCGGGAGAGTTTCTGGAAATGCCTACTCCTTTCCGTTCTCATGTATGGCTGCATGGGAGCCATGGTTTGGTGTCACATCACCAAGGTGACCCGCCTCACCTTCGACAGCGACTTCAAAGGGAAATCCATGATGTACCATGACAGCCCCTGCTCTGATGGCTACATCTACATCCCCTTGGCCCTGCTGGGCATGCTCTATTTAGTCTACCTAGTCGAGTGCTGGCATTGTCACGTGAAGAATGAGCTGCAGCACAAAGTGGACGTGGAGGGCATCTCCGAGCGCATCCAGAGGATGCAGCAGGCTAAGCCCTGCATCTGGTGGAAGGCCATCAGCTATCATTATGTGCGCCGAACTCGACAAGTCACACGCTACCGCAACGGAGACGCCTACACAAGCACACAGGTTTACCATGAGCGTGTCAACACCCACGTGGCAGAAGCAGAATTTGACTACAGCCACTGTGGTGTCAAAGATGTTTCCAAACAGCTGCTTGGCTTGGAGAAGTCTGCGTTGACAAAGATGCGCTTCACTAAGTGCTTCAGTTTTGCCAACGTGGAGTCCGAGAATTCTTATCTCACACAAAGGGCGAGGTTTTTCACCGACAACGAGGGCCTGGATGACTACATGGAAGCCAGAGAGGGCATGCACCTGAAGAACATTGACCTGAAGGAGTATGTCTTGGTGCTCTGTGACCCGGAGCACCACCCTTGGTATCTGTCCCACTACGTCTTCTGGTTTGCCTCCTTCCTCACGTTTTCTTGGCCTCTCAGAGTCTTCACAGAGTATCGCACTGCATACGTCCACTATCGTGTTGAAAAGCTCTTCGGTCACGATTACCTCCCTGTGACCCCTTGTGACGATCGGCCTTATTGGCGCCGTATCCCTCGAGTTAACACCATTGACAGCACAGAATTGGAGTGGCACATTCGCTCCAACCAGCAGCTGGTTCCCAGTTACTCAGAGGCTGGACTCATGGACCTGGCCCAGTGCCCCTCCAGCTTCAGTGGGCTTCGTCAGAACTGTGAGCGCTGCCACAGAGCCATTAGCTGCTCCTCAGTGTTCTCCAGAAGCGCCCTCAGCATCTGCACCGGTGCCAGCTCCCGCATCCCCTTCAGCAGCAGCCGCTTCTCCTTAGCCCGGCGCTATGGCTCCCAGCGCAGCTGCTTCTGGAGGAGCGGCAGCCTGGACGACCAGGAGAGCCCCAGTGAAAATACCCGCTGCCTATCGGAACGCCTCACCACAGATGACGAGGAGCCCCCGGACTACGAGGATGCACTTTGTTACCCGGTGCTCATTGTCCACTGCAGTGAGAACTGCCACAACCACAGATCTTTCCACAGAAATGGCTCCTGCGTGGAGACCTCTTTATGA
- the mtres1 gene encoding mitochondrial transcription rescue factor 1 isoform X3 — translation MQSLVVQALAMRQLGRLSPRHLLATGYGLRQTEWCPRTIHTRQLCGYSVFPVTPGCHRPAFRGRDALRCWSAHHLRFKSNKKKGASSAQDEEEEDEDDKDAEDSDYEDSDPNLPKDYKDMEKYVQSFRYDVIIKAGLDMARNKIEDAFYNNKLRLNGQKLIKKSKTVKLGDTLDLVLSENPETNTVTLMRVILRRVFTDTGNTEKHKVAIRRWKCLELPREEAFKP, via the exons ATGCAGAGTTTGGTGGTGCAAGCTCTTGCCATGAGGCAGCTTGGAAGGTTGAGCCCTCGCCACCTGCTAGCTACCGGATATGGACTGAGGCAGACCGAATGGTGTCCCAGGACCATTCATACACGCCAGCTGTGCGGCTACTCGGTCTTCCCTGTGACACCTGGCTGTCACCGGCCTGCTTTCCGTGGAAGAGACGCTCTCAGGTGTTGGTCTGCTCATCATTTGAGGTTTAAAAGCAACAAGAAGAAAGGTGCTTCAAGTGCacaggatgaggaggaggaagatgaggatgatAAAGACGCAGAGGACAGTGATTATGAAGATTCAGACCCAAATCTACCCAAGGACTATAAAGACATGGAGAAATATGTTCAGTCCTTCCGCTACGATGTCATTATAAAAGCTGGCCTGGATATGGCACGCAA TAAAATTGAAGATGCGTTCTACAACAACAAGCTCAGATTAAACGGACAGAAACTCATCAAGAAAAGTAAAACG GTAAAACTCGGGGACACCCTGGACCTGGTCCTGTCAGAGAACCCAGAAACGAACACTGTTACATTGATGAGAGTTATCCTCAGAAGGGTTTTTACTGACACTGggaacactgaaaagcacaaagttgCCATAAGGCGCTGGAAATGTCTCGAGCTTCCCAGGGAGGAGGCCTTTAAACCTTGA